The Streptomyces phaeolivaceus genome has a window encoding:
- the pucL gene encoding factor-independent urate hydroxylase, producing the protein MPDHSRPARAVLGQNQYGKAENRVVRITRDGATHHIKDLNVSVSLSGDMDDVHLSGSNANVLPTDTTKNTVYAFAKEHGIASAEQFGIHLARHFVTSQPAIHRARIRIEEYSWERVAHGNEGAHSFVRKGQETRLAQIMYDGSAWEVVSGLKDLTVMNSTDSEFWGYVKDKYTTLPEAHDRILATEVSARWRFNWTDDAREMPDWEASYGQVKQHLLRAFAETYSLSLQQTLYQMGVRIIDHADEIDEVRFSLPNKHHFLVDLAPFGLKNDNEVYLAADRPYGLIEATVLRDGCEAKIPADLTNL; encoded by the coding sequence ATGCCCGACCATTCCCGCCCTGCCCGCGCTGTGTTGGGACAGAACCAGTACGGCAAGGCCGAGAACCGAGTCGTCAGGATCACACGGGACGGCGCCACCCACCACATCAAGGACCTGAACGTCTCCGTGTCGCTGAGCGGCGACATGGACGATGTCCACCTCTCCGGCTCGAACGCGAACGTCCTGCCGACGGACACCACCAAGAACACGGTGTACGCCTTCGCCAAGGAGCACGGCATAGCCTCCGCCGAGCAGTTCGGCATCCACCTCGCCCGCCACTTCGTGACCTCCCAGCCGGCCATCCACCGGGCCCGGATCCGGATCGAGGAGTACTCCTGGGAGCGCGTGGCCCACGGCAACGAGGGCGCGCACTCCTTCGTCCGCAAGGGCCAGGAGACCCGGCTCGCCCAGATCATGTACGACGGCTCGGCGTGGGAGGTCGTCTCCGGCCTCAAGGACCTCACCGTCATGAACTCGACCGACTCCGAGTTCTGGGGCTATGTCAAGGACAAGTACACGACCCTGCCCGAGGCGCACGACCGCATCCTCGCCACCGAGGTCTCCGCCCGCTGGCGCTTCAACTGGACCGACGACGCGCGGGAGATGCCCGACTGGGAGGCGTCCTACGGGCAGGTCAAGCAGCATCTGCTGCGGGCCTTCGCGGAGACGTACTCGCTCTCGCTCCAGCAGACGCTGTACCAGATGGGCGTACGGATCATCGACCATGCCGACGAGATCGACGAGGTCCGCTTCTCCCTCCCGAACAAGCACCACTTCCTGGTGGACCTGGCCCCGTTCGGCCTGAAGAACGACAACGAGGTGTATCTCGCCGCCGACCGTCCCTACGGCCTGATCGAGGCCACCGTCCTGCGCGACGGCTGCGAGGCGAAGATCCCGGCCGACCTCACCAACCTCTGA
- a CDS encoding peroxidase family protein, translating to MVHRHHRETYYVVNEGRILEFEKGEAVARVPSATEQQMAFRFSRFGEKGVQLDEALLGKLAVAMTTGTGGADPDSGEPGTFVPAGFTYLGQFVDHDLTLDRTQVGLGEPVPVEDLVQGRSPALDLDSLYGMGPRHTGSARFYESDRVRLRMGTTLGVGFPPESTSNVDHEGFDLPRAGEAVGGTKADQRAPLIPDARNDENLAVGQLHLAFIRFHNRVVDLLAERGVPEHRLFQDARDLVVKHYQWVLRTDFLPRIVDPDIVERVFTRGRKHFERPGYTRPGDFPTMPIEFSVAAYRLGHSMVRGAYQWNSVFRAGGPGPIASLGLLFRFSGTAGNLSLGPDDLSDLDDPNSGDNLRLPSNWIVDFRRLFDFGEIGRDDLVVPEDEFNVAKRLDTLLVDPLSTLPTGTFDGRGRPAPPVIQRNLAFRNLVRASMVELATGPQLAAQMGFKPLTEDQILRGDGGAVLEGLTDTERAQLVEHTPLWFYVLREAEVNEARPGSLTGVGGTLVAEVFHRAIEGSRRSIVKHPGWRPSLPSHRKGRFTMTDLLLFAFENDPKLLNPLG from the coding sequence ATGGTGCATCGACACCATCGCGAGACCTACTACGTCGTCAACGAGGGCCGGATCCTGGAGTTCGAGAAGGGGGAGGCGGTCGCGCGCGTACCGAGCGCGACCGAGCAGCAGATGGCCTTCCGCTTCTCCCGGTTCGGCGAGAAGGGAGTCCAGCTCGACGAGGCACTGCTCGGCAAACTGGCCGTGGCCATGACCACGGGCACCGGCGGTGCCGACCCGGACTCGGGAGAGCCCGGCACCTTTGTCCCGGCGGGGTTCACCTACCTCGGTCAGTTCGTCGACCACGACCTGACCCTGGATCGCACCCAGGTCGGCCTGGGCGAACCCGTCCCGGTCGAGGACCTGGTGCAGGGCCGCAGCCCCGCGCTCGACCTGGACTCGCTCTACGGCATGGGCCCGCGCCACACCGGCAGCGCCCGCTTCTACGAGTCCGACCGTGTCCGGCTGCGGATGGGCACCACGCTCGGGGTCGGCTTCCCGCCCGAGTCGACGTCCAACGTCGATCACGAGGGCTTCGACCTGCCGAGGGCCGGCGAGGCGGTCGGCGGCACCAAGGCCGACCAGCGTGCCCCGCTCATCCCGGACGCGCGCAACGACGAGAACCTGGCGGTCGGCCAGCTCCACCTGGCGTTCATCCGCTTCCACAACCGCGTCGTCGACCTCCTCGCCGAGCGCGGAGTGCCCGAGCACCGGCTGTTCCAGGACGCCCGGGACCTCGTCGTCAAGCACTACCAGTGGGTGCTGCGCACCGACTTCCTGCCGCGCATCGTCGACCCGGACATCGTCGAACGGGTCTTCACCCGAGGCCGCAAGCACTTCGAGCGGCCCGGGTACACCCGCCCCGGCGACTTCCCGACCATGCCCATCGAGTTCTCCGTAGCGGCCTACCGCCTCGGACACAGCATGGTGCGCGGGGCCTACCAGTGGAACAGCGTCTTCCGCGCGGGCGGACCCGGCCCGATCGCCTCGCTCGGGCTGCTGTTCCGGTTCAGCGGCACGGCGGGCAACCTCTCGCTGGGCCCGGACGACCTGAGCGACCTCGACGACCCGAACTCGGGCGACAACCTGCGGCTGCCGAGCAACTGGATCGTCGACTTCCGCCGACTGTTCGACTTCGGCGAGATCGGCCGGGACGACCTGGTCGTGCCCGAGGACGAGTTCAATGTGGCCAAGCGACTCGACACGCTCCTCGTCGACCCGCTGTCCACCCTGCCCACCGGCACGTTCGACGGCCGGGGCCGCCCGGCTCCGCCGGTCATCCAGCGCAACCTGGCGTTCCGCAACCTCGTGCGCGCCTCGATGGTCGAACTGGCAACCGGGCCGCAACTGGCCGCCCAGATGGGCTTCAAGCCGCTCACGGAGGACCAGATCCTGCGGGGCGACGGCGGCGCCGTCCTGGAGGGCCTCACCGACACCGAGCGCGCCCAGCTCGTGGAGCACACCCCGCTGTGGTTCTACGTCCTGCGCGAGGCCGAGGTGAACGAGGCCCGTCCCGGCAGCCTCACCGGGGTCGGCGGCACGCTCGTCGCCGAAGTGTTCCACCGGGCGATCGAGGGCAGCCGGAGGTCGATCGTGAAGCACCCGGGCTGGCGCCCGAGCCTTCCGTCCCACCGGAAGGGCCGGTTCACCATGACGGACCTGCTGCTCTTCGCCTTCGAGAACGACCCGAAGCTGCTCAATCCGCTGGGCTGA
- a CDS encoding alpha-N-acetylglucosaminidase, with protein sequence MPLARRALLAAFAAGPAVACTPARAIPSDDAPRTDRARSTASVTARRLLPDHWRQITFTQGQDPDTFRVSGSTGRITVAGDTPATQLTGLNWYLRHIAYAEINWAGEQTNLLPRELPGLDEPVSRRANVTHRFALNDTNDGYTGAYLDWTYWERELDVLALHGYNEVLVYAGADALYHRVFQEFGYTEAELREWVPGPAHQPWWLLQNLSAFPSPVSRQLLDARAVLGRRIADRARELGMTPVFPGYFGTVPAGFAERVPGARTVPQGDWMGFARPDWLDPRTDEFARVAAAFYRVQDEMFGPSTLYKMDLLHEGGDPGDVPVADAAKGVERALQRSRPGATWVILGWQHNPPRAIVDAVDKERMLVVDGLSDRFPTVVDREADWGDTPYAFGSIWNFGGHTALGANTPDWAALYEKWRTRSGSRLHGIALMPEAADNNPAAFALFSELAWREGELDLKTWFAEWAHARYGALDAHAEAAWDILRRTAYGTTRADSWSEGADGLFGARPALNVVRAGRWSPKQLRYSAADFEPALGELLKVRAELRASSAYRRDLLDVARQALSNRSRVMLPQIKAAYDGGDRARFDRLSGDWLSLMDLLDRLVATDSRHLLGRWVADARAWGTSAAERTELAYDNLSLLTVWGTREGADAGLRDYANREWAGLVGGLYRLRWSTYFEELRTALAAGRAPKKIDWFALEDRWARNPGTLATEPTGDTYTVAAQVRDRLTALS encoded by the coding sequence ATGCCGCTCGCCCGCCGTGCCCTGCTCGCCGCGTTCGCCGCGGGTCCCGCCGTCGCCTGTACGCCGGCCCGCGCGATCCCCTCGGACGACGCGCCCCGCACCGACAGGGCGCGGAGCACGGCCTCGGTGACGGCACGGCGGCTGCTGCCGGACCACTGGCGGCAGATCACGTTCACGCAGGGCCAGGACCCGGACACCTTCCGGGTCTCGGGGAGCACCGGACGCATCACCGTCGCCGGTGATACTCCGGCCACCCAACTCACCGGCCTGAACTGGTACTTGCGGCATATCGCGTACGCCGAGATCAACTGGGCGGGCGAGCAGACGAACCTGCTGCCGCGCGAGCTGCCCGGCCTCGACGAGCCGGTGAGCCGCCGCGCGAACGTCACCCACCGCTTCGCCCTCAACGACACCAACGACGGCTACACGGGCGCCTACCTCGACTGGACGTACTGGGAGCGCGAGCTGGACGTGCTGGCGTTGCACGGCTACAACGAGGTCCTCGTCTACGCGGGCGCGGACGCGCTGTACCACCGGGTGTTCCAGGAGTTCGGGTACACGGAGGCGGAGCTGCGGGAGTGGGTGCCCGGCCCGGCCCATCAGCCCTGGTGGCTGCTGCAGAACCTGTCCGCGTTCCCCTCCCCCGTCTCGCGGCAGCTCCTGGACGCGCGGGCCGTCCTCGGCCGCCGGATCGCCGACCGGGCGCGTGAGCTGGGGATGACGCCGGTGTTCCCCGGCTACTTCGGGACGGTCCCGGCCGGGTTCGCGGAGCGTGTGCCGGGGGCGCGGACCGTGCCGCAGGGCGACTGGATGGGCTTCGCGCGCCCCGACTGGCTGGACCCGCGCACGGACGAGTTCGCGCGGGTGGCGGCGGCCTTCTACCGGGTGCAGGACGAGATGTTCGGCCCGTCGACCCTGTACAAGATGGATCTGCTGCACGAGGGCGGCGACCCGGGTGACGTGCCCGTCGCCGACGCGGCGAAGGGCGTCGAGCGGGCGCTCCAGCGCTCCCGTCCGGGGGCCACCTGGGTGATCCTCGGCTGGCAGCACAACCCGCCGCGCGCGATCGTCGACGCCGTCGACAAGGAGCGGATGCTCGTCGTCGACGGTCTCTCCGACCGTTTCCCCACGGTCGTCGACCGCGAGGCCGACTGGGGCGACACCCCGTACGCCTTCGGCTCGATCTGGAACTTCGGCGGTCACACCGCGCTCGGCGCCAACACCCCCGACTGGGCCGCGCTGTACGAGAAGTGGCGCACCAGGAGCGGCAGCAGGCTGCACGGGATCGCCCTGATGCCGGAGGCGGCGGACAACAACCCGGCCGCCTTCGCCCTGTTCTCCGAACTCGCCTGGCGGGAAGGCGAGTTGGATCTGAAGACCTGGTTCGCGGAGTGGGCGCACGCCCGGTACGGGGCCCTCGACGCGCATGCCGAGGCCGCCTGGGACATCCTGCGCCGCACCGCGTACGGCACCACCCGTGCCGACTCGTGGAGCGAGGGCGCCGACGGTCTCTTCGGCGCCCGGCCGGCACTGAACGTCGTACGGGCCGGCCGCTGGTCGCCGAAGCAACTCCGGTACAGCGCGGCTGACTTCGAGCCCGCGCTCGGGGAACTGCTGAAGGTGCGGGCCGAGTTGCGGGCGTCGTCGGCCTACCGCCGCGACCTGCTCGACGTGGCCCGCCAGGCCCTGTCCAACCGCAGCCGGGTGATGCTGCCGCAGATCAAGGCCGCGTACGACGGCGGCGACCGGGCCCGCTTCGACCGGCTGAGCGGTGACTGGCTCTCGCTCATGGATCTGCTGGACCGGCTGGTGGCCACCGACTCCCGTCATCTACTGGGCCGTTGGGTCGCCGACGCCCGCGCCTGGGGGACGAGTGCCGCCGAGCGGACGGAGCTGGCGTACGACAATCTGTCGCTGCTGACCGTGTGGGGCACCCGCGAAGGTGCCGACGCGGGGCTGCGGGACTACGCCAACCGGGAGTGGGCGGGGCTGGTCGGCGGGCTGTACCGGCTGCGCTGGTCGACGTACTTCGAGGAGCTGCGGACCGCGCTGGCGGCGGGCCGGGCGCCGAAGAAGATCGACTGGTTCGCCCTGGAGGACCGCTGGGCGCGGAACCCGGGGACGCTCGCGACCGAGCCGACCGGGGACACGTACACGGTCGCCGCACAGGTCCGGGACCGGCTCACCGCGCTCTCCTGA
- a CDS encoding HAD domain-containing protein → MTDRPLLLLDVDGPLNPFGARIWRPRGYVTRRVHPANWSARQKPGSRRLRRGLRIRLNPAHGQRLLGLPYELAWATTWMHEANEMIGPVIGLPRDLPVIEFDNLFTEDPDGLYWKTRRVLEWAAGRPFVWVDDMITDLDVRHVAEHHDTAALLLRIDPRRGLREEEFTELERWARAL, encoded by the coding sequence ATGACTGACCGACCGCTGCTGCTCCTCGACGTCGACGGCCCCCTCAACCCCTTCGGCGCCCGCATATGGCGTCCCCGGGGCTATGTGACACGCCGGGTGCACCCCGCCAACTGGTCCGCACGGCAGAAACCGGGATCCCGGCGGCTGCGCCGGGGCCTGCGGATCCGGCTGAACCCGGCGCACGGGCAGCGACTGCTCGGGCTGCCGTACGAGTTGGCGTGGGCGACGACGTGGATGCACGAGGCCAACGAGATGATCGGGCCGGTGATCGGGCTGCCGCGCGATCTGCCGGTCATCGAGTTCGACAACCTCTTCACCGAGGACCCGGACGGGCTGTACTGGAAGACCCGGCGGGTCCTGGAGTGGGCGGCGGGGCGGCCGTTCGTCTGGGTCGACGACATGATCACCGACCTCGACGTACGGCATGTGGCCGAGCACCACGACACGGCGGCCCTGCTGCTGCGGATAGATCCGCGCCGGGGGCTGCGGGAGGAGGAGTTCACGGAGCTGGAGCGGTGGGCCCGTGCCCTGTGA
- the uraH gene encoding hydroxyisourate hydrolase — protein sequence MSTSSTVSVSTHILDTSVGRPAAGVAVRLAARAGRDADWRALGGSATDADGRCRDLPAPPEGTTQVRLDFEVEPYLEKSAIEKSAIEKSAIEQADAQQDAPANRDSGAVFFPEVVITFAVTPGEHYHVPLLLNPFGYSVYRGS from the coding sequence ATGAGCACCAGCAGCACCGTCTCGGTGTCCACGCACATCCTGGACACCTCCGTCGGCCGCCCCGCCGCGGGCGTCGCCGTCCGCCTCGCCGCCCGCGCCGGGCGCGACGCGGACTGGCGGGCGCTCGGCGGCTCCGCGACCGACGCCGACGGCCGGTGCAGGGACCTCCCGGCGCCGCCGGAGGGCACCACCCAGGTACGGCTCGACTTCGAGGTCGAGCCGTATCTCGAGAAGTCCGCGATCGAGAAGTCCGCGATCGAGAAGTCCGCGATCGAGCAGGCCGATGCGCAGCAGGACGCCCCCGCGAACCGGGACAGCGGTGCCGTGTTCTTCCCCGAGGTCGTCATCACCTTCGCGGTGACGCCGGGCGAGCACTACCACGTACCGCTGCTGCTCAACCCGTTCGGCTACTCCGTATACCGAGGGAGCTAG
- a CDS encoding helix-turn-helix domain-containing protein, translating into MTGAGDEPFVAAVKPLVDAMGGVMLPPAEAGPDDVVLSWAGADVVAVRLPQLAESLDHILAAMERQKGKPLADLDRKAKQEVVRILEARGAFSVRHGVETVASALGVSRFTVYNYLNREKEA; encoded by the coding sequence GTGACCGGCGCCGGTGACGAGCCCTTCGTCGCGGCCGTCAAACCGCTGGTCGACGCCATGGGCGGGGTCATGCTGCCGCCCGCCGAGGCCGGCCCCGACGACGTCGTCCTCTCCTGGGCGGGCGCCGACGTCGTCGCCGTACGTCTGCCGCAGCTCGCCGAGTCGCTGGACCACATCCTGGCCGCGATGGAGCGCCAGAAGGGCAAGCCGCTCGCCGACCTCGACCGCAAGGCCAAGCAGGAGGTCGTACGGATACTGGAGGCGCGCGGCGCCTTCTCCGTGCGCCATGGCGTGGAGACCGTCGCGAGCGCGCTCGGCGTCAGCCGCTTCACCGTCTACAACTACCTCAACCGTGAGAAAGAGGCCTGA
- the uraD gene encoding 2-oxo-4-hydroxy-4-carboxy-5-ureidoimidazoline decarboxylase, protein MTSRSSRSSTPGLARFNALEEHAAAAALHEACASAEWGRGLLAGRPYATAEDLFAASDTAMAALTEGDLAEAMAGHPPIGRPKPGDPTSAREQRGMAGASDALRAEMLELNLAYQEKFGHVFLICATGRTGGQMRDAVRDRIGNAPEREREIVRTELGKINRIRLARLVDADAAVDAAVEREARS, encoded by the coding sequence GTGACTTCGCGTTCATCGCGTTCCTCGACACCGGGCCTCGCCCGGTTCAACGCCCTGGAGGAGCACGCGGCAGCCGCCGCGCTCCACGAGGCGTGCGCCTCGGCGGAATGGGGGCGCGGGCTGCTCGCCGGCCGCCCGTACGCCACCGCCGAGGACCTCTTCGCCGCCAGTGACACCGCCATGGCCGCGCTGACCGAGGGGGATCTCGCGGAGGCGATGGCCGGGCACCCCCCGATCGGCCGCCCGAAGCCGGGCGACCCGACCTCGGCCCGTGAACAGCGCGGGATGGCCGGAGCCTCCGACGCGCTCAGGGCGGAGATGCTCGAACTGAACCTGGCCTACCAGGAGAAGTTCGGCCATGTCTTCCTGATCTGCGCCACCGGCCGCACCGGCGGGCAGATGCGCGACGCGGTCCGGGACCGGATCGGCAACGCGCCGGAGCGGGAACGCGAGATCGTCCGCACCGAACTGGGCAAGATCAACCGCATCCGCCTCGCCCGGCTCGTCGACGCCGACGCCGCTGTCGACGCCGCTGTCGAAAGGGAAGCCCGCTCATGA
- a CDS encoding 8-oxoguanine deaminase yields the protein MAAVQRIVIENCSLATVDAHDTEHPTGHLVIAGDRIESLGAGKAPEGLPDVVRRIDATGHLVTPGLVNTHHHFYQWITRGLATDHNLFDWLVALYPTWARIDERMTYAAAQGSLGMMARGGVTTAMDHHYVFPKGSGDLSGSIIRAARETGVRFTLARGSMDRSEKDGGLPPDFAVETLDGALAATEETVKRHHDASFGAMTQIAVAPCSPFSVSTELLREGAELARRLGVRLHTHGSETVEEEKFCHELFGMGPTDYFESTGWLGEDVWMAHCVHMNDSDIDAFARTRTGVAHCPSSNARLAAGIARVPDMLAAGVPVGLGVDGTASNESGELHTELRNALLINRLGAHREAALSARQALRLGTFGGAQVLGRAGEIGSLEPGKLADLVLWRLDTLAHASIADPVTALVLGAPAPVTASFVNGRQIVENGRLLHVDEDAIARSTREEARRLARIAAEA from the coding sequence ATGGCAGCCGTACAGCGCATCGTCATCGAGAACTGTTCCCTCGCGACGGTCGACGCCCATGACACCGAACACCCCACCGGTCACCTCGTCATCGCCGGCGACCGCATCGAGTCGCTCGGCGCGGGCAAGGCCCCCGAGGGACTGCCGGACGTCGTACGCCGTATCGACGCGACCGGCCATCTCGTCACCCCCGGCCTGGTCAACACCCACCACCACTTCTACCAGTGGATCACCCGGGGCCTGGCCACCGACCACAACCTCTTCGACTGGCTCGTCGCGCTCTACCCGACCTGGGCGCGCATCGACGAGCGCATGACGTACGCGGCGGCCCAGGGCTCGCTGGGCATGATGGCGCGCGGTGGGGTGACCACGGCCATGGACCACCACTACGTCTTCCCGAAGGGCTCCGGCGATCTGTCGGGCTCGATCATCCGGGCCGCGCGGGAGACGGGCGTCCGTTTCACGCTCGCCCGTGGCTCCATGGACCGCAGCGAGAAGGACGGCGGCCTGCCCCCGGACTTCGCCGTCGAGACCCTGGACGGCGCGCTCGCCGCCACCGAGGAGACGGTGAAGCGGCACCACGACGCCTCCTTCGGCGCGATGACCCAGATCGCCGTCGCCCCCTGCTCCCCCTTCTCCGTCTCCACCGAACTGCTGCGGGAGGGCGCCGAGTTGGCCCGCCGCCTCGGGGTGCGCCTGCACACCCACGGTTCGGAGACGGTCGAGGAGGAGAAGTTCTGCCACGAACTGTTCGGCATGGGCCCCACCGACTACTTCGAGTCCACGGGCTGGCTCGGCGAGGACGTGTGGATGGCCCACTGCGTCCATATGAACGACTCCGACATCGACGCCTTCGCCCGTACGAGGACGGGGGTCGCCCACTGCCCCTCGTCCAACGCCCGGCTGGCGGCGGGGATCGCCCGCGTCCCGGACATGCTGGCCGCCGGTGTCCCGGTCGGCCTCGGCGTGGACGGCACCGCGTCCAACGAGTCCGGCGAACTCCACACCGAGCTGCGCAACGCGCTCCTCATCAACCGCCTCGGTGCCCACCGCGAAGCCGCGCTCAGTGCCCGCCAGGCGCTGCGGCTCGGTACCTTCGGCGGCGCCCAAGTCCTGGGCCGGGCAGGGGAGATCGGCTCCCTGGAGCCGGGCAAGCTCGCCGACCTCGTGCTCTGGAGGCTCGACACCCTCGCCCACGCGTCGATCGCCGACCCGGTGACCGCCCTGGTCCTCGGCGCGCCGGCCCCGGTGACGGCGTCGTTCGTGAACGGCCGGCAGATCGTGGAGAACGGCCGTCTGCTGCACGTCGACGAGGACGCGATCGCCCGCTCCACCAGGGAAGAGGCCCGGCGGCTGGCCCGGATCGCCGCCGAGGCGTGA
- a CDS encoding chitosanase, with the protein MSLPPTRAASRRLLLTALGACLLAVPALAYQAADAATTAEGTTDTTADAGLDDPAKKDIAMRLVSSAENSSLDWKEQYDYIEDIGDGRGYTGGIIGFRSGTSDMLALVELYTERVADNPLATCPPALRAVNGTDSHDGLDPDFPDVWREASGTAAVRTAQDDERDRVHFDPAVARAKEDGLGTLGQFVYYDAMVMHGPGTDAVSFGGIRARALLQTASPAEGGDETAFLHAFLDARVWAMEQEEAHSDVSRVETAQRVFLAAGNLDLDLPLNWQVYGDSYSLD; encoded by the coding sequence GTGTCGTTGCCGCCCACCCGAGCCGCATCCCGTCGTCTGCTGCTGACCGCCCTCGGCGCCTGTCTCCTCGCCGTCCCCGCCCTGGCGTACCAGGCGGCGGACGCGGCCACCACGGCGGAAGGCACGACGGACACCACCGCGGACGCCGGGCTCGACGATCCGGCGAAGAAGGACATCGCCATGCGGCTGGTGTCCAGCGCGGAGAACTCCTCGCTGGACTGGAAGGAGCAGTACGACTACATCGAGGACATCGGCGACGGCCGGGGCTACACCGGCGGCATCATCGGTTTCCGCTCCGGTACGAGCGACATGCTCGCCCTGGTCGAGCTGTACACCGAGCGGGTCGCGGACAACCCGCTGGCCACCTGTCCGCCGGCGCTGCGCGCGGTGAACGGCACCGACTCCCACGACGGCCTGGACCCGGACTTCCCGGACGTCTGGCGCGAGGCCTCCGGAACCGCCGCGGTCCGCACCGCCCAGGACGACGAGCGCGACCGTGTCCACTTCGACCCGGCGGTGGCGCGGGCCAAGGAGGACGGTCTCGGCACCCTGGGCCAGTTCGTCTACTACGACGCCATGGTCATGCACGGCCCCGGCACCGACGCCGTCAGCTTCGGCGGCATCCGCGCTCGGGCCCTCCTCCAGACGGCCTCCCCGGCCGAGGGCGGCGACGAGACCGCGTTCCTGCACGCCTTCCTCGACGCCCGGGTGTGGGCGATGGAGCAGGAGGAGGCCCACAGCGACGTCAGCCGGGTGGAGACCGCCCAGCGGGTGTTCCTGGCGGCGGGCAACCTCGACCTCGATCTGCCGCTGAACTGGCAGGTGTACGGGGACAGTTACTCGCTGGACTGA
- a CDS encoding histidine phosphatase family protein: MGDLLLVRHGETEWSASGQHTSWTDIPLTDHGREQARGLAPLLGSHRVGTVFVSPLKRARETADLAGLTGARVDADLVEWDYGGYEGITTVEIHRTRPDWFLFTDGVAAGPPEHPGESPEEVGARADRMLAKAHAALGNTEGSVALVAHGHFLRVLTARYLGLPASGGALFQLATGTVCRLGTEHGRPVVAGWNVRPAS, encoded by the coding sequence ATGGGTGATCTTCTTCTCGTGCGGCACGGTGAGACCGAGTGGTCGGCATCCGGGCAGCACACCAGCTGGACCGACATCCCGCTGACCGACCACGGCCGTGAGCAGGCGCGCGGCCTCGCCCCGCTGCTCGGCTCGCACCGCGTCGGCACCGTCTTCGTGAGTCCGCTCAAGCGTGCCCGGGAGACGGCCGACCTGGCCGGGCTCACCGGGGCGCGGGTCGACGCGGATCTCGTCGAGTGGGACTACGGCGGGTACGAGGGGATCACGACCGTCGAGATCCATCGCACCCGGCCGGACTGGTTCCTCTTCACGGACGGGGTCGCGGCGGGGCCGCCGGAGCATCCCGGGGAGAGCCCGGAGGAGGTCGGGGCGCGTGCCGACCGGATGCTGGCGAAGGCGCACGCGGCGCTGGGGAACACCGAGGGGAGCGTGGCGCTCGTGGCGCACGGGCACTTCCTGCGGGTCCTCACCGCCCGCTATCTCGGTCTGCCCGCTTCCGGTGGCGCGCTGTTCCAGCTGGCCACGGGCACGGTCTGCCGACTCGGGACGGAGCACGGGCGTCCGGTCGTCGCCGGGTGGAATGTCAGACCCGCCTCGTAG
- a CDS encoding 3'-5' exonuclease has translation MAARTIKPSLYISVDIEADGPIPGPYSMLSLGAAVAGRQGAGGFTATDPRRRTFYRELRPISAEFVPEALAVSGLDRERLAAEGADPGAVLRQFASWVREVCGDAQPVMCGYPASYDWTFLYWYLIRFTGASPFGHSGCLDMKTLYATKAGVPLRAVSKRAMPRHLLPRSPHTHHALDDAIEQAELLANLMAWDGTTTE, from the coding sequence ATGGCGGCACGCACGATCAAGCCCAGTCTGTACATCTCCGTCGACATCGAGGCGGACGGACCGATACCGGGCCCGTACTCGATGCTCAGCCTCGGCGCGGCCGTCGCCGGGCGGCAGGGGGCGGGCGGGTTCACGGCGACCGATCCGCGGCGGCGGACCTTCTACCGGGAACTGCGGCCGATCAGCGCGGAGTTCGTGCCCGAGGCGCTGGCGGTGAGCGGCCTGGACCGGGAGCGGCTGGCGGCAGAGGGGGCCGACCCGGGCGCGGTGCTGAGGCAGTTCGCCTCCTGGGTGCGCGAGGTCTGCGGCGACGCCCAGCCGGTGATGTGCGGCTACCCCGCCTCGTACGACTGGACGTTCCTGTACTGGTATCTGATCCGCTTCACCGGGGCGAGCCCCTTCGGGCACTCGGGGTGTCTGGACATGAAGACGCTGTACGCGACGAAGGCCGGGGTCCCGCTGCGGGCGGTCTCCAAGCGGGCGATGCCCCGGCATCTCCTCCCCCGGAGCCCCCACACGCACCACGCTCTCGACGACGCGATCGAGCAGGCGGAGCTGCTGGCGAACCTGATGGCCTGGGACGGCACCACCACCGAGTAG